One window from the genome of Candidatus Synechococcus calcipolaris G9 encodes:
- the hemW gene encoding radical SAM family heme chaperone HemW translates to MPTQGNPIATSAYIHIPFCRRRCFYCDFPISVLGDRVRGEESAMIREYLGYLHQEICRSPCQASPLTTIFFGGGTPSLLSPAQVAAILDLLQKCMGIDPQAEISLEVDPGTFSRSQLRGYAQAGVNRLSLGVQAFQDPLLQVCGRSHQRSDIDKAAADIHEAGFENWSLDLISGLPGQTLDHWQESLNQAIALEPRHISAYDLVVEPVTVFGKRYQPDVPPLPSHDLASAMYQMAHDTLTSAGFDHYEISNYGQPGYHCRHNQVYWRNQPYYGFGMGATSYLGQRRLSRPRTRQAYYAWVDHLPQNLEECPVDSQSDRWLETLMLGLRLAEGLSLDALRQEFPAPWINQLIKAAQPHITAGHLYFEGDRLALRVTEGFLVSNSIILSLWNSQA, encoded by the coding sequence ATGCCTACCCAGGGGAATCCCATCGCCACATCCGCCTATATCCATATTCCCTTTTGTCGGCGACGTTGTTTCTACTGTGATTTTCCGATCTCCGTCCTGGGCGATCGCGTCCGTGGAGAGGAGTCCGCCATGATTAGGGAATACCTAGGGTATTTACACCAGGAAATTTGCCGTAGCCCCTGCCAAGCCAGTCCCCTAACCACGATCTTTTTTGGCGGCGGCACCCCATCCCTTCTTTCCCCAGCACAGGTGGCGGCAATTTTAGATTTACTTCAAAAGTGTATGGGCATTGACCCCCAGGCGGAAATTTCCCTAGAGGTGGATCCGGGCACCTTTTCGCGATCGCAATTAAGGGGCTACGCCCAGGCCGGTGTGAATCGACTCAGTTTGGGGGTACAGGCCTTTCAGGATCCGTTGCTCCAGGTTTGTGGGCGATCGCACCAACGATCGGATATTGATAAAGCGGCGGCGGATATTCATGAAGCGGGTTTTGAGAACTGGAGCCTAGATCTAATTTCTGGCTTACCGGGCCAAACCCTAGACCATTGGCAAGAGTCCCTCAACCAGGCGATCGCCCTGGAACCCCGTCATATTTCTGCCTACGATTTAGTGGTGGAGCCGGTCACGGTCTTTGGCAAACGCTATCAACCAGATGTGCCCCCCTTACCCAGCCATGATCTGGCCAGTGCCATGTATCAAATGGCCCATGACACCCTTACCTCGGCGGGTTTTGACCATTACGAAATTTCTAACTATGGTCAGCCCGGCTACCACTGTCGCCACAATCAGGTGTATTGGCGCAATCAACCCTACTACGGTTTTGGTATGGGAGCTACAAGCTATCTGGGCCAGCGTCGCCTCAGCCGTCCCCGCACTCGACAGGCCTACTACGCATGGGTAGACCACCTCCCGCAGAACTTGGAGGAATGCCCTGTTGATTCCCAGAGCGATCGCTGGCTAGAAACCCTGATGCTGGGACTCCGCCTCGCCGAAGGCCTATCCCTAGATGCCCTTAGGCAAGAGTTTCCTGCCCCTTGGATCAACCAATTAATTAAAGCAGCCCAACCCCATATCACCGCCGGACATCTTTACTTCGAGGGCGATCGCCTTGCCCTAAGGGTGACCGAGGGGTTTTTGGTCTCCAACTCGATCATTTTGAGCCTGTGGAATTCCCAGGCCTAG
- a CDS encoding iron uptake porin, translated as MTSRFFGKLLLASPLFFVLNSLITQPARAVDHSQNSFWITETELQGSIDSQEQLSLLEPSSLRLAQRQTNRATPTPSVAELEGGPVVNPAPAQPHRQNQGLGVRRQMPQVTSVNQLSDVRPTDWAYQALASLVEKYGCIAGYPDGTFRGNRAATRYELAAALNACLDVISDRFATKEDLAALRKLMEEFAAELALVQGRVTNLEGRVSNLEATQFATITRLRGTAIFNVSDILAGGIAPPAVPGSLASTLNYPINDNTVFSYRTRLNIETSFYGKDTMRIRLQAANMPAYQAVTGTNMVRLGNATNTGGAFALGDFWYRFPIGDRLRVAFNFNAGALDKNVFLYNPLIESGDTGAISRFGRYNPIFRMPGGNAAGVSLRYTALQNKDAGTGIDLNVSYMAPNPASPNTVSPTAGGFGAFNSGLFGGAYAALAQVDVRPVKNFAFGLTYIRSFGVDPTGGTGSSFAAAAYPNSGYPAIGVLNPAPNTPITGNGLANNPTGNGGGVNNIAADNFGFQFTYRVMPKLTLSGWTGYTNARAVQGQANGRSAEVLNWALTAAAPDLWNKGDVLGLVFGQPPQMISSQVNGAPPSTFDTYHIEGFYRFRFTPNIAVTPGIITVINPNSNASNSPIILGVVRTTFSF; from the coding sequence ATGACATCGCGGTTTTTTGGCAAGCTGCTATTGGCCTCACCTTTATTTTTTGTGCTAAATAGCCTGATAACTCAGCCAGCTCGGGCTGTAGATCATTCTCAAAATTCTTTTTGGATTACTGAAACTGAACTTCAAGGATCTATTGATAGTCAAGAGCAGCTATCCCTGCTGGAGCCATCATCCCTGCGGTTAGCCCAACGCCAGACCAATCGAGCCACCCCCACCCCATCGGTTGCCGAACTGGAAGGCGGCCCAGTGGTGAATCCGGCCCCAGCCCAGCCCCATCGCCAAAATCAAGGTTTAGGGGTGCGGCGGCAGATGCCCCAAGTCACCTCGGTGAATCAACTCTCCGATGTACGACCCACGGACTGGGCCTATCAAGCCCTAGCCTCCTTGGTAGAAAAGTATGGCTGTATTGCCGGCTATCCCGATGGCACCTTCCGGGGGAATCGGGCCGCTACCCGCTATGAATTAGCCGCCGCCCTAAATGCCTGTTTAGACGTGATCAGCGATCGCTTTGCCACCAAAGAAGACTTGGCCGCCCTCCGGAAGTTGATGGAAGAATTTGCCGCTGAACTGGCATTAGTGCAAGGTCGGGTCACCAACCTAGAAGGCCGGGTGAGCAACCTAGAGGCGACTCAATTTGCCACCATTACCCGTCTGCGGGGAACAGCGATCTTTAATGTTTCCGATATTTTAGCCGGTGGCATCGCCCCTCCAGCGGTTCCCGGCTCCTTGGCTTCTACCCTCAATTACCCCATCAACGACAACACCGTTTTCAGCTATCGCACCCGCCTCAACATTGAAACCAGCTTCTATGGCAAAGACACGATGCGGATTCGACTCCAAGCTGCGAATATGCCCGCATATCAAGCAGTGACCGGCACAAATATGGTGCGTTTGGGGAATGCCACAAATACCGGCGGTGCCTTTGCTTTAGGTGACTTCTGGTATCGCTTCCCCATTGGCGATCGCCTGCGGGTTGCCTTTAACTTTAATGCTGGGGCACTTGATAAAAATGTGTTTCTCTATAATCCCTTAATTGAGTCTGGGGATACGGGTGCCATCTCTCGCTTTGGTCGCTACAACCCTATTTTCCGGATGCCTGGAGGAAATGCAGCCGGGGTGAGCTTGCGCTATACTGCCCTACAGAATAAAGACGCTGGCACGGGTATTGATTTGAATGTCAGCTATATGGCTCCCAACCCAGCTAGCCCTAATACCGTTAGCCCTACGGCGGGGGGCTTTGGTGCTTTCAACTCTGGCTTGTTTGGTGGAGCCTACGCGGCCCTGGCCCAAGTGGATGTTCGCCCAGTTAAAAATTTCGCCTTTGGTCTCACCTATATTCGCTCCTTTGGTGTTGACCCCACCGGCGGAACCGGCAGTAGTTTTGCGGCGGCGGCCTATCCCAACAGTGGCTACCCAGCCATTGGTGTCCTGAATCCAGCACCCAATACGCCGATCACTGGCAATGGTTTAGCCAATAACCCCACAGGGAATGGTGGCGGGGTGAATAACATTGCCGCCGATAACTTTGGCTTCCAGTTTACCTACCGGGTCATGCCCAAGCTTACCCTCTCTGGTTGGACAGGCTATACCAATGCACGGGCAGTTCAAGGTCAAGCCAACGGCCGGAGTGCTGAGGTATTGAACTGGGCACTAACGGCTGCTGCCCCAGATCTATGGAATAAAGGGGATGTTTTGGGCTTAGTTTTTGGTCAGCCCCCCCAAATGATTAGTAGCCAGGTGAATGGCGCCCCCCCCAGTACCTTTGATACCTACCATATTGAAGGGTTCTATCGGTTCCGTTTCACCCCCAATATTGCTGTCACCCCAGGGATTATCACGGTTATTAATCCCAACAGCAATGCCAGCAACAGTCCTATTATTCTGGGGGTAGTCCGCACGACCTTTAGCTTCTAG